Proteins encoded by one window of Anopheles maculipalpis chromosome 2RL, idAnoMacuDA_375_x, whole genome shotgun sequence:
- the LOC126556192 gene encoding uncharacterized protein LOC126556192, translated as MFGINLFNSVLTVCVFAQAYHSVHITNLNVPKTYVLDRSTYDAVGSSTLPTVQHGGEDFTTGLPMTSTTEEEHLPALVSATVPTDASNLTDAGLKPLIMDCQYEIKARECGFVLKWYFNKKLIYQWIPSRTPVGMNQFKNELQTNYSMSDSINYKYRALVIRNPKLNHSGEYMCSVQTYDSFDRRMARFQIVVPEKTLLLHYENDGESENMLLIKCSAFMIYPEPNLLLIVSGNLFLVSSRTLVTADVNHMYNKTVYGKIDKHLLISPTSISCVLTVPDSGYIRKRETIYYDPTPLTKWSRLRMDERGHFQLLSDDGAGQLNPLAGWLISLIVFLQRAVLWRHDTDSIK; from the exons CGTACCATTCCGTGCACATAACGAACCTAAACGTACCGAAGACGTACGTCCTCGATCGGAGCACTTACGATGCGGTCGGATCGAGCACACTGCCAACAGTACAGCACGGTGGCGAGGACTTTACCACAGGCCTGCCGATGACATCGACCACCGAGGAAGAACACCTTCCTGCCCTCGTGTCTGCTACGGTGCCGACCGACGCTAGCAACCTTACCGACGCCGGTTTGAAGCCACTCATCATGGACTGTCAGTACGAGATTAAGGCACGCGAGTGTGGCTTCGTGCTCAAGTGGTACTTCAACAAGAAGCTCATCTACCAGTGGATTCCGTCCCGGACGCCGGTGGGAATG AACCAGTTCAAGAACGAACTGCAGACCAACTACTCGATGTCCGATTCCATCAACTACAAGTACCGTGCCTTGGTGATACGTAATCCGAAGCTGAACCACAGCGGCGAGTATATGTGCTCGGTGCAGACGTACGATTCGTTCGATCGGCGGATGGCACGGTTTCAGATTGTCG TACCAGAAAAAACGTTACTTCTGCACTACGAAAACGATGGCGAAAGTGAAAATATGCTGCTGATCAAATGCAGCGCGTTCATGATATATCCCGAGCCCAATCTGCTACTGAT CGTTAGCGGTAATCTGTTCCTGGTCAGCTCGCGCACACTGGTCACCGCCGATGTAAACCACATGTACAATAAGACCGTTTACGGCAAAATCGATAAACATTTGCTCATCTCACCGACCTCGATCAGCTGTGTGCTGACCGTGCCCGATTCCGGTTACATCCGCAAGCGCGAAACCATCTATTACG ATCCAACACCACTGACAAAATGGAGTCGCTTGCGGATGGACGAACGGGGTCACTTTCAGCTACTTTCCGACGATGGTGCAG GACAATTAAATCCACTTGCCGGTTGGTTGATTAGTTTAATTGTATTTCTACAGCGCGCCGTGCTCTGGCGGCACGATACGGATTCAATCAAATAG